The DNA region CGGCATGACCCGGATCAGGTTCGAAGGGTTCGGATGCCAGAACGCGTCCGAATGGACGCATCCAAGCCTGCCGTCTCAGCCGCGAACAGCGGCGCCCCTCGGACAGACGCAATGTGAGGCCTCGGGCCCGATTGTCAATGCCTCTCTCTTGGGCCTCCTCTCTTGGGTCCCTGTTGACCAATGGGCGCGATACCCATATCCGGGCATGGCCAGCCGGCCGGACGGCCGCCGCTTCGCGCGGAGGAAAGTCCGGGCTCCACGGAGACACGGCGCCGGATAACGTCCGGCGGGGGTGACCCCAGGGACAGCGCCACAGAGAGAAAACCGCCCCGCATGCGGGGTAAGGGTGAAAGGGTGCGGTAAGAGCGCACCGCGGTGCCGGCAACGGCAACGGCATGGCAAGCCCCGCCGGGAGCAAGACCGAATAGGGGTGGTGGAGCCCGCAAGGGCTCGGGCCTGTCTTCCGGCCCTGCCACCCGGGTTGGTTGCTCGAGACGGTCGGCAACGACCGCCCCAGAGGAATGGCCGTCACGTCCGTCTGCCTGCAAGGGTGGGCGGGCCCTACAGAACCCGGCTTACAGGCCGGCTGGCTCCTTTTGCCTGAGATGCAGCGGAAAAAGCGCCGGGCCTCACCTCTCCCGCAGTTGAGACCTTTGCGGAACATGCGGCCATCCTCCCCCTGGAAGGGGGAGGAATGAGGTGGGGGTCTAACGCATACGGCAGCGAAGATTGAATTCCACAAAAGTCCCGCAAGGGGAGAGGTGGCGGTGGCGCCCATTGAGGGCTCTGGCGCTCCAAAATCGCATTCCCGTCCCAATTCCCACGCATGAGGTCTTTGGACGCCCGGACCGTAGCGATTGGGTGCCTCTGACGCGCGGCTCCGGCCTGACGCTCGCCTGTGACCACCCGTTGCTGCACTGCAGCGAAACCGTTCCTTAACATTAAGGAGTTGATATCAATTCCTCGACATCTCGAATTATGTGGCCGCTCGACGGCGCGTCTCTCCTTCAATCCGAGCGAAAGCCATGCTTGCTCACCACAACGCTCTGGTGCCGGCACGCCCAGCAGGCAAGTTTGTGAGGGGCGGGCTGGCGAAAGAAGCCTTGATCCGGCCCCGCGGCGTGGGTGAAGAGGCAGTGTTGGAACGAAACAGCGAATTGAGCAGCGAGGCGGATCATCCCCTGCACGTTCCCGTGCTCCTCACCGAGGTGATGGAGGCGCTCGGCGCCAAGGATGGCGGCACTTATATCGACGCAACCTTCGGCGCCGGCGGCTACAGCGCCGCCATCCTGCGCGCCCAAGAGGCGGCTCGGCTCCAGGCGACGCGGCTTTTGGCGCTCGACCGCGACCGCCAGGCGGTGCGCGACGGGGCGGAGCTCGTGGCACAATCCGCCGGGCGCCTCACGCTGGTCGAAGGCCGCTTCGGCGAGATCGCCGAGATCGCTCGCGAGCACGGCTTAGATCCCGTCGACGGCGTGGTCTTCGACATCGGCGTCTCGTCGATGCAGATCGACAGGGCGGAACGCGGCTTCTCCTTCCGCCATGACGGTCCGCTCGACATGCGCATGAGCCCGGACGGCCCAACGGCTGCCGATCTGGTCGCCTCGGAAAGCCTCGACACCATCGCCGACATCCTGCGCGTCTTCGGCGAGGAGCGGCATGCCGGACGCATCTCGCGCGCCATCGTGGCGGCGCGAGAGGTGACCCCGATCCTCACGACGCGGGCCCTGCAGCGCATCGTCGCCTCGGCCGTGCCGCCCTCGCGTGACGGCATCGATCCGGCGACCCGCACCTTCCAGGCGCTGCGCATCGCGGTCAATGATGAGCTGGGCGAGCTGTTGCGCGGTCTGGTCGGGGCAGCCTCGCTGCTCGCTCCCGGAGGACGGCTCGTGGTCGTCACCTTTCATTCGCTCGAGGACCGGATCGTCAAACGCTTCCTGCAGGGCAAGACGGCCCCCGAGCCCGCCGTGTCGCGGCATCTGCCGGGCGAAGCTGCGCCCTCCCGCGCCTTCACCCGCATCGCCGGGCCGATCGGGGCGGGCCCAGCCGAGATCGCCCGCAATCCGCGCGCCCGCTCGGCCAAGCTGCGCTTCGGTGAGCGCGGCAGCGCGCCGCTCGCCACCGACATCTCGGCGCTGGCCGACCTGACGAGCCTGCCGCAGCGCGGGCCGGGGCGCCGGAGGCGCGCATGATCAGGCTCCTCAATCTCGCGGCCATCTTGAGCCTGGTCGGTTCGGCGCTCTATGCCTATCACATCAAATACGACACGCTTTACGACACCGAGGAAGCCGCGAAGCTGCTGCGCCAGGTCGAGGCCGAGAAGGTGACGATCGCCACCCTGCATGGCGAATGGCAGACCGTCACGGCGCCGGGACGGCTGCAGCCGCTTGCCGACAAATATCTCGATCTCGTGCCGCTCAATGTACGCCGCACCGCCGTTTCGGCCGCGGACCTGCCGCGAAAGGAGGCCGACAGCGACGAGATCGGCCGCAAGCTCGACGCCCTCGGCCTCGGCGAAACCATGACGCCCGCGGGGCGCGGCGCCAGCGGAAGCACGCCCGCGGGGAGCCGCAAGCCATGATCGAAAGAGCCGCTCAAGGTGAGGCGGACAGCGCCGCGCCGGCAAGGCGGATCGGCCGCTTGCCGACGATGCTGCGCAACCTCCTGCGCATGCATGTGGACAAGAGCAGCGCCCGCATCATCTTGGTGGCGCTCGCCTTCGGCGCGGTCTACTTCGCTATCATCGGCCGCCTCGTCGAAATCGGCCTGACGGGCCAGGAGCAGGCCAGCGCCCACCGGGCTTCGGAGGTGGTCGCCTCCAATCCCCGCCCCGACATCGTCGACCGCAACGGCGAAATCCTGGCGACCGACGTGCAGGCCGTCTCGGTATTCGCCGAGCCGAACAAGCTCGTCGACAAGGATGAGGCGGTCGAGCTGATCACCTCGGTGCTGCCCGACCTCGATGCGCGGGCGCTGCGCGAGAAATTCGCGAAACGCAAAGGCTTCGTCTGGGTCAAGCGCGACATCACGAAAGCGCAGCGCGACGAGATCTATCATCTCGGCCTGCCGGGCGTCGGCTTCCTCGACGAGAAACGGCGCATCTATCCGAATGGCAACGCCGCAGCCCATATCCTCGGCGCCGTCAACACCGACAATATCGGCATCGCCGGCATCGAGAAATATATCGACACGCATGGCCTCGAGGCGCTGCGCGAGGCGGGCCTGCCAATGACGGCCGACAGCCTCAAGCCGGTGCAGCTCGCGCTCGACCTGCGCGCCCAGCATGCGCTGCGCGACGAATTGGCAAAGGGCATGGAGCACTTCAAGGCGAAGGCCGCGGGCGCCGCCATCATGGATGTGAATACCGGCGAGGTCGTCGCCATGGTGTCGTTGCCCGATTTCGACCCGAACCAGCCGGCCGACGCGCTCGACCCCAACAACATCAACCGCATGACGGTCGGCGTCTTCGAGATGGGCTCGACCTATAAGGCGCTCACCACGGCGATGGCGCTCGATGCCGGCAAGATCAACTTGAACACACGCATCGATACCCGCTCGAATCTACGCTACGGGAAATTCACCATCCACGACTACCATGCGACCCACCAAATCCTGACGGTGCCCGAAATCTTCCTTCACTCCTCGAATATTGGTACCGCCAAGGAAGCTCTCATGGTCGGCGTTGAAGGTCACAAAGCCTTCCTCAAAAAAGCCGGGCAGTTCGACCGTATGCGCACCGAGCTTGAAAGCGCCCAACCTCTCTACCCCAAGCGTTGGGTCGAGCTGAATACCGTCACCGCCGCTTTCGGACAGGGAATAGCCGTTGCGCCCTTGCAGGCCGCGATGGCGGTCTGCGCCGTGGTCAATGGCGGCCACCTCGAAACCCCGACCTTCCTGCGTCGCAGCGAGGCCGATGCGCTCGCCCAGTCAACCCAGCTCATCAAACCCGAAACCAGCGAGCAGATGCGCTATATCCTGCGCCTCAACGCCGAAAAAGGCTCGGGCCGCAAGGCCGACGTGCCGGGCTATTATGTCGGCGCCAAGACCGGCACGGCCGCGAAGATCATCCACGGTCACTATTCGAGCAACAAGAATTTCACGACCTTCACGGCCATTCTGCCGGCCGACAAGCCGAAATATCTCTTCCTCGTCGTTTATGACGAACCGCAGGCCGTCTCGGGAACTTATGGCTTCTCGACCGCGGCCTGGAATGCCGGCACTGTGACCGGCATCGCCATCGACCGCATCGCGCCGATTCTCGGGATACCGCCACGATTCGACCAGCCTGTGCTGCCATTCCCTCATGTCGCGCAGGCGGCAACGGGATTGAAGCAGTGACCAAGTGGACGGATTGGGATTTTGAGCGCTGGCGCTCACCTCTCCCCTTGCGGGAGAGGTCGGCTTCGATGAGCGAAGCGAAGAGAAACCGGGTGAGGGGGGCAGCGCCGGCTCGGAGGATTCCCTCGCTTCTAGTCGGAATGGCGACCCTGACCCAGCTTACGAAGGCAGGTGCTGCCCCCCTCACCCGGATCACTCGCTGCGCTCGTGTTCCGACCTCTCCCGCAAGGGGAGAGGTGTGGCCGACCGCTTTTTGCAAACCCACGCCGAACCCCCGAAACGGGGCATGCGCATGGCGATGACCCTCTCCGAGCTCGTCTGCGGCACCGCCGTTCCGGCCGGCGCGTCCGGCCTCACGATCTCGGGCCTCGCCCTCGACAGCCGGACCGTCCAGCCGGGCGATCTGTTCTTCGCGGTGCCGGGCACACACAGCGACGGGCTCTCCTTCGCGCGCGCCGCGGTCGCCGCAGGGGCGGTGGCGATCGTCGCCGACAAGGCGCCGGCCGCGTCTTTCGGCGTCCCCAGCCTCGTCGTCGCCGATGTGCGTGCCGCGCTCGCGGAAGCTGCGGCACGTTTCTATGCACGCCAGCCGCGCACTATCGTCGCCGTCACCGGCACGGCCGGCAAGACCTCGGTCGCCGATTTCACACGCCAAATCTTCGAGGCGCTCGGGCATAAGGCCGCGAGCCTGGGTACGCTCGGCATCATCAAGCCGGGCAGCGCCGCTTACGGCTCCTTGACGACGCCCGACCCGATCGCCCTGCATCGCAGCCTCGAGGCGCTGGCGCAGGAGGGCATCACCCATCTCGCCATGGAGGCGTCCTCGCACGGCATCGAGCAGAAGCGGCTTGACGGCGTGCGTCTGGTAGCCGCGGCTTTCACCAATCTCGGCCGCGACCATCTCGATTATCACGCCGATATGGACGCCTATTTCGCCGCGAAGCTGCGCCTGTTCCGTGAGCTGCTGCCGCAGGGATGCCCGGCCGTCGTCAATGCCGACGGGGCGTGGTCGGAGCGCCTGATCGCCGACTGCAAGGCGCAAAACCGACCGCTCTTCACCGTGGGGCGAGCTGGCGCCGATCTCCGCCTTGCCGGAGCGCGGCGCGACGGCTTCCGCCAGCATCTGGAGCTCGAGTTCAACGGCAGGCCTCTCGAAGTCGAGTTGGGGCTCGCCGGCGAGTTCCAGGTCGAGAATGCGCTGACGGCCGCAGGGCTCGTCATGACGACGCAGGAGAAGCCGGATGCCGTGCTCGCGGCGCTTGCGACGTTGAAGGGCGTGCCCGGGCGGCTCGAGCTCGCGGGTGAGGCGCGAGGCGGGCTCGTCTTCGTCGATTATTCGCATAAGCCCGAAGCGCTCGCGAACGCCATCTCGGCGCTGCGGCCCTTCACCAGCGGCCGTCTCGTCGTGGTCTTCGGCTGCGGCGGAGATCGCGATCCGGGCAAGCGCCCGATCATGGGCCGGATCGCCGTCGAGACCGCCGACCGCGTCATCGTCACCGACGATAATCCGCGCTCCGAGGACCCGGCCGCCATCCGTCGCGCCGTGCTCGCCGGCGCACCCGGCGCCATCGAGATCGGCGACCGGGCCGAGGCCATCTGCGCTGCCGTGCACGGCATCGGCGCCGGCGACGTCGTGCTCGTCGCCGGCAAGGGCCATGAGACGGGGCAGATCATCGGCTCGCGCACTTTGCATTTCTCGGATCACGAGGCGGTCGCAGCCGCCATCAAGGAGATTGCCGCGTGAGCGCGCCGCTCTGGACCCTGGCCGAGGCCGCGTCCGCCATGGGCGCAGCGCCGCGCGGACCCATTGCGGCTGCCATCAACGGCGTCTCGATCGACACACGCAGCCTGGCGCCAGCCGATCTCTTCTTCGCGATCAAGGGCGAGAATCGCGACGGCCATGACTTCGTCGACCAGGCGATTGAGAAGGGGGCGACCGCCGTCGTCTCGATCGCCCGCAGCTTCGACATGCCGCAGACGCATAGGCTGTTGGTTGTGGAGGACCCATTCGAGGCCCTGCGGCGCCTCGGCCGGGCAGGGCGGGCGCGCACCGCTGCACGCGTCGTCGCCGTGACCGGCTCGGTCGGCAAGACCGGCACCAAAGAGGCCTTGCGTCATGTGCTCGCCGGGCAGGGGCTGACGCATGCGGCCGTCGCCTCCTACAACAATCATTGGGGGGTGCCGCTGACCTTGGCGCGCATGCCGAAAGATACAGTCTTCGGCGTCGCCGAGATCGGCATGAACGCGCCGGGCGAGATCAGGCCGCTATCCGCCATGGTGCATCCGCACGCCGCGATCGTCACCACGGTCGAGCCGGTTCATCTCGAATTCTTCCCCTCGGTCGAGGCCATCGCCGACGCCAAGGCCGAGATCTTCAGCGGCATCGAGCCCGGCGGAACCGCGATCGTCAATATCGACAACCCGCATGCCGCAAGGCTCTCAGCCCATGCGCTGGCGAGCCCGGCCGGGCGCGTCGTCAGCTTCGGCGCCACCGAGAGGGCGAATCTGCGGCTCGTCTCCCTCGAGGAAGACGAGAACGGCTCTGCCGCGATCATCGAGGTCTTCGGGCGCCCTATCGCCTGTCGCATCGGCATGCCGGGCCGCCATATCGCCATCAATATGCTCAGCGTGCTTGCCGCCGTGCATGCGCTCGGCGCCGATGTCGAGGCAGCCGCTGCCGCCCTCGCGACGCTCAACCCCCCGCAAGGGCGCGGCGCCCGCATCGAGCTGCATCCGCCAGGTGGCGCCGCGACGCTGATCGACGAGAGCTACAACGCGAACCCTGCCTCGATGCGCGCCATGCTGTCGAATCTCGCGCGCCTCGCGCCCGGCGCCGGCGGCCGCCGGGTGGTGGTGCTCGGCGACATGCGGGAGCTCGGCGAGAACGGGCCGCGCTTCCATGCCGAGCTCGCGACCGCCATCGAGCAATCGGGCATCGACCTCGTGCATGCCTCGGGCCCCCTGATGCGCCATCTCTACGAGGCCCTTCCCTCGAGCCGCCGCGGCCATTATGCAGCGAGCTCCGCCGAGCTCGAGCCGGCGGTCGTCGAGGAAATCCGGGCCGGCGATGTCGTCGCCGTCAAGGGATCGCTCGGCAGCCGCATGGGCCGCATCGTGCAGGCTCTGCGCACGCGCCATGGAGCGCCGGCCACGGATTCGGCGCCGAAGGACGATTCGAGGCCCCCATGCTGAAGCTGCTCTCCGAGTTCTCTCAATATTTCACCATCCTCAACGTCTTCCGCTACATCACCTTCCGCGTGGTGGGGGCGACGGCGACGGCGCTGCTCTTCGTGTTCATGTTCGGCCCGGCCATCATCGACACGCTGCGGCTGAAGCAGGGCAAGGGCCAGCCGATCCGCGATGACGGGCCGCAATCGCATCTGCTCACCAAGAAGGGCACGCCCACCATGGGCGGCCTGATGATCCTGTCGGGGCTGTTCGTCGCCACCTTGCTCTGGGCCGATCTGCGCAGCCCGTTCGTCTGGATCGTGCTCGGCGTGACGCTCGGCTATGCGGCGATCGGCTTCTACGACGATTTCCTCAAGGTGACGAAACAGTCGCATAAGGGGTTCTCGGGCCGGCTGCGTCTGCTCATCGAAACCGCCATCGCGCTCGTCGCCACCACCATGACGATGCGCCTGACGCCGGGCGGATTGTCGTCCTCCTTCGGCGTGCCCTTCCTGAAGGACGTGCTGCTCCCGCTCGGCTTCGCTTTTCCGTTGATCGCGAGCTTCATCATCGTGGGCGCCGGCAATGCCGTGAACCTCACCGACGGTCTCGACGGGCTCGCCATCGTGCCGGTGATGATTGCGGCCGCGACCTTCGGCCTGATCGCCTATCTCACCGGCAGCGCCATCTTCGCGTCCTATCTGCAGATCAACCATGTGCCGGGTGCGGGCGAGCTCTTCGTGATCTGCGGCGCGCTGGTCGGCGCCGGCCTCGGCTTCCTATGGTTCAACGCGCCGCCGGCGCAGATCTTCATGGGCGATACCGGCTCGCTGGCGCTGGGCGGCCTGCTCGGGACCATCGCGGTGGTGACCAAGCACGAGATCGTGCTTGCCATCGTAGGAGGCCTGTTCGTGCTCGAGGCGCTCTCGGTGATCGTGCAGGTGATCTCCTTCAAAATGACCGGCAAGCGGGTCTTCCGCATGGCGCCGATCCATCATCATTTCGAGCAGCTCGGCTGGACCGAGCCGCAAATCGTGATCCGCTTCTGGATCGTGTCCGTGGTGCTCGCCCTCGTCGGGCTTGCGACCTTGAAGCTGCGGTGAGGCATGACGCCCGTCACCTGCATGCGGGGCAAAAGGCTGGCGCTGTTCGGGCTCGGCGGCTCGGGGCTCGCGACCGCGCGCGCTCTCGCGGCGGGCGGCGCGGTGCCGGTCTGCTGGGACGACGCGCCGGCGAGTGTCGAGGAGGCGCGCCGCGCAGGCCTCGTGGTCGAGGATTTGCGAGAGAGCGATTGGCGGCAATTCGCGGCGCTCGTGCTTGCGCCCGGCGTGCCGCTGACCCATCCGAAGCCCCATTGGACGGTCGAGCTGGCGAAGGCCGCCGGGGTCGAGGTGATCGGCGACATCGAGTTGTTCTGCCGCGAGCGCCGGAGTATCACGCCGGGCTCGCCCTTCATCGCGGTCACCGGCACCAACGGCAAATCGACCACCACGGCGCTGATCGCCCATATCCTGCGCGAGGCCCGCTGCGACGTGCAGATGGGCGGCAATATCGGCACGCCCATCCTGGCGCTCGAGCCGCCCGCGCCGAACCGCTTCCACGTCATCGAATGCTCGTCCTTCCAGATCGATCTTGCGCCCTCGCTCGCGCCGTCGATCGGCGTGCTCCTCAACATCACGCCCGACCATCTCGATCGTCACGGCACGATGGAGAATTACTCCGCCATCAAGGAGCGGCTGGTCGATGCCGCCGACATTGCGGTCGTCGGCATCGACGACGCGAAATGCGTTGCCGTCTTCGACAGATTGCGTCGGCGCATGGGGCACGAATCGCCGATGCCCGTCGGGTGCCTCGTGCATGAGGGCCTGATGTCCGGGCTTGTGGGCTTTGCCTATGCCGACGCGCAGATCCTGGAAATTCACGGCGGTGGCACCGACCCGAAAAGCGCAGCACGAAGCGTTGCGTCGCTGGCCAATATTCCTTCCTTACGCGGCGAGCATAATGCGCAAAATGCCGCCGCGGCATTTGCGGTCGTGTGCTGCGCCGCGTTCAAGGCCGGCATCAGCCTGAGCCATTCGGCTATTGCGGCGAGCATCAAGACCTTCCCGGGCCTGCCGCATCGTATGGAAGAGGTCGGCCGCTCGGGCTCCGTGATCTTCATCAACGATTCCAAGGCGACCAACGCCGATTCGACCGAGAAGGCGCTTCTCTCCTTCGAGAACGGCATCTTCTGGATTCTCGGCGGCAAGTCGAAGGAAGGCGGCATCGAGCCGTTGCGGCCGCTCTTGGGGCGCGTCGAGAAGGCTTATCTGATCGGCGCCGCGAGCGAGGAATTCGCCGCGACGCTCGCCGCCGCGAAGGTTGCGCATGAACGCTGCGGCACGCTCGAGATGGCGCTGCCGCAGGCCGCGCGCGACGCGGCGGCGTCCGGGGCCGAGGAGCCCGTGGTGCTGCTCTCGCCGGCCTGCGCCTCCTATGACCAGTTCAAGAATTTCGAGGAGCGCGGCGATCGCTTCCGCGACCTCGTGCATGCCCTGATCAGCCAGGCGCAAGCAGCCGGGCGCATATCCCCGGCACTGCGGGAGCGGACAGGCGGCGCAGCACGATGAAAGAGCTCAACCCCAACCCTGCCAACACGCGGCGCCAGGAGCCCTGAGAGGAGCCCTGAGACATGGCCTCACGCATCGAAAAGGGCACGCTCACCGATTGGTGGTGGACGATCGACCGCTGGCTCATCTCGGGCTTCGGCATCCTGTTCGTCGCCGGCATCGTCATCGACATGGCGGCGAGCCCGCCGGTCGCGGCCCGGCTCGGCCTGCCGACCTTCCACTTCGTCAACCGCCAGATCGGCTATCTGGCAGCCACCATCCTGGTCGCCTTCTTCGTCTCGCTCGCCTCGCCGCGCGCCGTGCGCCGCACCGCGCTGGTGCTCTATCTGGTCTCCATGGCGCTTGTCTGCGCCACCCTCGTCTACGGAGCCGAGGTCAAGGGCGCGCGGCGCTGGATCAACGTCGCCGGCATCGGCATCCAGCCTTCTGAGTTTGCTAAGCCCGCCTTCGTCATCCTGGCGGCCTGGCTGTTCTCGGAGGCGGCCCAGCGCAAGGGCATGCCGGCCGCGATCCTCGGCCTCGCGCTCTTGCCGGCCACTCTCGTGCCGCTGGTGCTGCAGCCCGATATCGGCCAAACGATGCTCGTCTCGATCGTCTGGGCGACGCTGTTCTTCATCGCTGGATTGCACATCTTCTGGGTCGCCGGGCTCGGTGGGCTCGGGGCCGGCGGCGTCATGCTCGCCTATGTGTTCGTGCCGCATGTGACGGCGCGCATCGACCGCTTCCTGAACAAGGGATCGGGTGACACGTTCCAGGTCGACACCGCCATGGAGAGCTTCACCTCCGGCGGCTGGTTCGGGCGCGGCCCGGGCGAAGGCGTGGTCAAGCGCATCCTGCCCGACGCCCATGCGGATTTCCCCTTCGCGGTGACGGGGGAGGAGTTCGGCATCATCGCCTGCGTCGCGCTCGCGCTGTTGTTCATGCTCATCGTCATGCGCGCCCTCTACACGGCGCGGCGCAGCGAGGATCCGTTCTGTCGCCTCGCCTGCGCCGGGCTGATCACCCTGTTCGGCGTGCAATCGGTGATCAACATGGCGGTCAATGTGCAGCTCATCCCGGCCAAGGGCATGACCTTGCCCTTCATCTCCTATGGCGGCTCGTCCTTGATCTCGCTCGGCGTGGCGCTCGGCTTCTTGATCGCCGTGACGCGCCGCCGGCCGCGCGCCGAGATGTCGGCCCTGTGGAAAGAAACGCAGCCTCTGGCTGTTCCTCAAGCCGCTTGATCGCATGGTTGGATCTGCCTTGGCCGAGCCTCGATTGATCCTGCTCGCGGCGGGCGGCACGGGCGGCCATCTGTTCCCGGCCGAGGCGCTGTCGCATGCGCTGCAGCGCCGCGGCTGCGTGGTCGAGCTCGTGACGGACACGCGCGTCGACAGCCTCACCAAGGCGTTTCCGGCGCGGAAGGTGCATGCCTTGCCGGCGGCGACCCCTTCCGGCAAAGGCGGCCTCGGCAAGGGGCTCGCTCTCGCCACGCTCGGCCTCGGCACCGTCAAGGCGCTCGCTCTGTTGCGGCGCGCATCGCCTGCCGCCGTCGTCGGCTTCGGCGGCTATCCGACCGTTCCGCCTTTGGTCGCGGCCACGATGCGGCGGGTCCCGAGCCTGTTGCACGAGCAGAACGCCGTGCTCGGACGCGCCAACCGCTTCCTGGCGGGGCGTGTCGACGTCATCGCCACCGGCTTCGCGACGGTCGGCGGCGTCGGCGCCGCCCTGCAGGCGAAGACGCGCCATGTCGGCAATCCGGTGCGCCCGAGCGTGATCGAAGCAGCCAAGACCGCCTATGATCCGCCGCGCGACGGTGGTGTGCTGCGCCTCCTCGTTTTCGGCGGCAGCCAGGGCGCGCGCATCATGTCGGATATCGTGCCCGATGCCATCGCCAGGCTGTCGCTGCCCGAGCGCGCCCGGCTGCAGGTGGTGCAGCAGGCGCGTCAGGAGGATTTCGCGCGGGTGCGCGCCGCCTATGCGGAAGCTGGGGTCGCCGCCGATATCGCGCCTTTCTTCCGCGACCTGCCTTTCCACATGGCGCAGAGCCAGCTGGTGATCGGGCGCGCCGGCGCCTCGACGGTTGCGGAAATCTCCGTCATCGGGCGCCCGTCGATCCTGGTGCCGCTGCCGGGCTCGCTCGACCAGGACCAGGCCGCCAATGCCGCGTCGCTCGCGACGATCGGGGCCGCGATAGCGCTGAAGCAGCCGGAATTCTCACCCGACAGGCTCGCCGAAACCCTCTCGCAGATGCTATCAGCGCCCGCCCGCCTCGCCGATATGGCCGCCAAGGCGCGTGAGGCCGGCATCCCCGATGCGGCCGAGCGCCTTGCCGATCTCGTCTGCGAAACGGCGCGCCTGCCCGCTTTGCCGGAACGCTAGCACCATCGTCGAGCTTGAGCCGATCCGGCGCTCGCCCAAGATTCGAGGCCTGAGCGATCGACCCTCGACATGATAGAGAACAGTCCATGAAGCTACCCAACGAGCTCGGCCCCATCCACTTCATCGGCATCGGCGGCATCGGCATGTCCGGCATCGCCGAGGTGCTGGCCAATCTGAACTACCAGGTGCAAGGCTCGGATGCCGCCGACAGCGCCAATGTGAAACGCCTGCGCGACAAGGGTATCGCCGTGCATGTCGGCCATCGGGCGGACAATCTCGGCGAGGCCGCCGTGGTGGTCGTCTCGACGGCGATCAAGCGCGACAATCCCGAGCTCGCCGCGGCGCGCGAGAAGCGCCTGCCGGTGGTGCGGCGCGCCGAGATGCTGGCCGAGCTGATGCGCTTCAAGACCTGCGTCGCCGTCGCCGGCACGCATGGCAAGACCACCACCACCTCGCTGGTTGCGGCTTTGCTGGACGCCGGCGGCCTCGACCCGACGGTGATCAATGGCGGCATCATCAATGCCTATGGCACCAATGCCCGCATGGGCGCGGGCGAGTTCATGGTGGTCGAGGCCGATGAATCGGACGGCACCTTCCTCAAGCTGCCGGCCGACATCGCGATCGTCACCAATATCGATCCCGAGCATCTCGATCATTTCCACACCTATGACGCCATCAAGGAAGCCTTCCGCTCCTTCGTCGAGAACGTGCCTTTCTACGGCTTCGCCGTGATGTGTCTCGATCATCCGGCCGTGCAGGACCTGGTCGGGCGCATCACCGACCGGCGGGTCATCACTTATGGGGAGAATCCGCAGGCCGATGTCCGCTTGCGCGGCGTCTCCTACAAGGACGGCAAGACGCTTTTCCGCGTCGTGATCCGCGATCGCAAGACCAGGCAGAAGCTGCGCATCGACGATCTCGTGATGCCGATGCCGGGCCATCACAATGCGCTCAACGCCTGCGCGGCGATCGCGGTCGCCCATGAATTGAAGATC from Rhizobiales bacterium GAS188 includes:
- a CDS encoding UDP-N-acetylmuramoylalanyl-D-glutamate--2,6-diaminopimelate ligase — its product is MADRFLQTHAEPPKRGMRMAMTLSELVCGTAVPAGASGLTISGLALDSRTVQPGDLFFAVPGTHSDGLSFARAAVAAGAVAIVADKAPAASFGVPSLVVADVRAALAEAAARFYARQPRTIVAVTGTAGKTSVADFTRQIFEALGHKAASLGTLGIIKPGSAAYGSLTTPDPIALHRSLEALAQEGITHLAMEASSHGIEQKRLDGVRLVAAAFTNLGRDHLDYHADMDAYFAAKLRLFRELLPQGCPAVVNADGAWSERLIADCKAQNRPLFTVGRAGADLRLAGARRDGFRQHLELEFNGRPLEVELGLAGEFQVENALTAAGLVMTTQEKPDAVLAALATLKGVPGRLELAGEARGGLVFVDYSHKPEALANAISALRPFTSGRLVVVFGCGGDRDPGKRPIMGRIAVETADRVIVTDDNPRSEDPAAIRRAVLAGAPGAIEIGDRAEAICAAVHGIGAGDVVLVAGKGHETGQIIGSRTLHFSDHEAVAAAIKEIAA
- a CDS encoding Phospho-N-acetylmuramoyl-pentapeptide-transferase gives rise to the protein MLKLLSEFSQYFTILNVFRYITFRVVGATATALLFVFMFGPAIIDTLRLKQGKGQPIRDDGPQSHLLTKKGTPTMGGLMILSGLFVATLLWADLRSPFVWIVLGVTLGYAAIGFYDDFLKVTKQSHKGFSGRLRLLIETAIALVATTMTMRLTPGGLSSSFGVPFLKDVLLPLGFAFPLIASFIIVGAGNAVNLTDGLDGLAIVPVMIAAATFGLIAYLTGSAIFASYLQINHVPGAGELFVICGALVGAGLGFLWFNAPPAQIFMGDTGSLALGGLLGTIAVVTKHEIVLAIVGGLFVLEALSVIVQVISFKMTGKRVFRMAPIHHHFEQLGWTEPQIVIRFWIVSVVLALVGLATLKLR
- a CDS encoding cell division protein FtsI (penicillin-binding protein 3) — encoded protein: MIERAAQGEADSAAPARRIGRLPTMLRNLLRMHVDKSSARIILVALAFGAVYFAIIGRLVEIGLTGQEQASAHRASEVVASNPRPDIVDRNGEILATDVQAVSVFAEPNKLVDKDEAVELITSVLPDLDARALREKFAKRKGFVWVKRDITKAQRDEIYHLGLPGVGFLDEKRRIYPNGNAAAHILGAVNTDNIGIAGIEKYIDTHGLEALREAGLPMTADSLKPVQLALDLRAQHALRDELAKGMEHFKAKAAGAAIMDVNTGEVVAMVSLPDFDPNQPADALDPNNINRMTVGVFEMGSTYKALTTAMALDAGKINLNTRIDTRSNLRYGKFTIHDYHATHQILTVPEIFLHSSNIGTAKEALMVGVEGHKAFLKKAGQFDRMRTELESAQPLYPKRWVELNTVTAAFGQGIAVAPLQAAMAVCAVVNGGHLETPTFLRRSEADALAQSTQLIKPETSEQMRYILRLNAEKGSGRKADVPGYYVGAKTGTAAKIIHGHYSSNKNFTTFTAILPADKPKYLFLVVYDEPQAVSGTYGFSTAAWNAGTVTGIAIDRIAPILGIPPRFDQPVLPFPHVAQAATGLKQ
- a CDS encoding UDP-N-acetylmuramoyl-tripeptide--D-alanyl-D-alanine ligase; this translates as MSAPLWTLAEAASAMGAAPRGPIAAAINGVSIDTRSLAPADLFFAIKGENRDGHDFVDQAIEKGATAVVSIARSFDMPQTHRLLVVEDPFEALRRLGRAGRARTAARVVAVTGSVGKTGTKEALRHVLAGQGLTHAAVASYNNHWGVPLTLARMPKDTVFGVAEIGMNAPGEIRPLSAMVHPHAAIVTTVEPVHLEFFPSVEAIADAKAEIFSGIEPGGTAIVNIDNPHAARLSAHALASPAGRVVSFGATERANLRLVSLEEDENGSAAIIEVFGRPIACRIGMPGRHIAINMLSVLAAVHALGADVEAAAAALATLNPPQGRGARIELHPPGGAATLIDESYNANPASMRAMLSNLARLAPGAGGRRVVVLGDMRELGENGPRFHAELATAIEQSGIDLVHASGPLMRHLYEALPSSRRGHYAASSAELEPAVVEEIRAGDVVAVKGSLGSRMGRIVQALRTRHGAPATDSAPKDDSRPPC
- a CDS encoding 16S rRNA (cytosine1402-N4)-methyltransferase, translated to MLAHHNALVPARPAGKFVRGGLAKEALIRPRGVGEEAVLERNSELSSEADHPLHVPVLLTEVMEALGAKDGGTYIDATFGAGGYSAAILRAQEAARLQATRLLALDRDRQAVRDGAELVAQSAGRLTLVEGRFGEIAEIAREHGLDPVDGVVFDIGVSSMQIDRAERGFSFRHDGPLDMRMSPDGPTAADLVASESLDTIADILRVFGEERHAGRISRAIVAAREVTPILTTRALQRIVASAVPPSRDGIDPATRTFQALRIAVNDELGELLRGLVGAASLLAPGGRLVVVTFHSLEDRIVKRFLQGKTAPEPAVSRHLPGEAAPSRAFTRIAGPIGAGPAEIARNPRARSAKLRFGERGSAPLATDISALADLTSLPQRGPGRRRRA